From one Pogoniulus pusillus isolate bPogPus1 chromosome 37, bPogPus1.pri, whole genome shotgun sequence genomic stretch:
- the FABP3 gene encoding fatty acid-binding protein, heart has translation MVDAFVGTWKLVDTANFDEYMKALGVGFATRQMAGLTKPTTIIELDGDKVTVKTQSTFKNTEISFKLGEEFDETTADDRHVKSLVKLEGGKLVHVQKWDGKETSLVRELQDGKLILTLTMGTVVSTRTYEKAT, from the exons ATGGTGGACGCCTTCGTGGGCACCTGGAAGCTGGTGGACACGGCCAATTTCGATGAGTACATGAAGGCGCTGG GCGTGGGCTTCGCCACGCGGCAGATGGCAGGGCTCACCAAGCCCACCACCATCATCGAGCTGGACGGCGACAAGGTCACCGTCAAGACCCAGAGCACCTTCAAGAACACCGAGATCAGCTTCAAGCTGGGCGAGGAGTTCGACGAGACCACGGCGGACGACAGGCACGTCAAG TCCCTGGTGAAGCTGGAGGGAGGCAAACTGGTGCACGTGCAGAAGTGGGACGGGAAGGAGACGTCGCTGGTGCGGGAGCTGCAGGATGGGAAACTCATCCTG ACCCTCACCATGGGCACCGTGGTCTCCACCCGCACCTACGAGAAGGCGACAtag
- the LOC135190770 gene encoding cAMP-dependent protein kinase inhibitor beta-like, producing MTEVEPVLDFASSSRTGRRNALPDILGSPAGVSPSDLPLKLAEMSLNAGSAQEMQSPSAEVPPPQPPSPELKDTS from the exons ATGACCGAGGTGGAACCCGTCCTGGACTTCGCATCCTCCAGCAGGACGGGCCGGCGCAATGCCCTGCCAGACATCCTGGGCTCGCCCGCCGGCGTCAGCCCCTCCGACCTGCCCCTCAAGCTGGCAGAGATGTCCCTGAACGCGG gcagtGCCCAGGAGATGCAGTCGCCCTCGGCGGAGGTGCCCCCTCCGCAGCCCCCCAGCCCCGAGCTGAAGGACACGTCCTAA